TCGGGGATACAAAAGCATATTTTACATTGATAAAAGAGTTCCAGCACGGACGAGTTTCATCAAAGACAATTCGTAAATGGCACCTTAACCTGATGGTAGCCGCGGGCATCTCTGAGAGTCTTGCAGACTTTATCCAAGGTAGAGCTCCGGCAACCGTGGGCTCTGCCCACTATCTCAACAAGGTGCAGCAATCAAGGGAAGCTTACAGGAAACTTGTGCGTAGCTTTGACATCATACTTACTTCAGGGCCAACTGCGCAGCTAATTCCCTGCCCTTGCGTATAGTAACTTTTACAAATCGCAAGGAGATCGCAAAATAAACGAGAATAGAGTTATGCTCTATAGAACTAGTAAGAGAAATTAATAATATTTATATATAAGAAGAAAAAGTAAAGCTTAATGTATAATTGCTCAAAGTTCAAGTTTTTTAAACTAGAAAAATATAGTGAGTGCTTTTAATGCTATTGTCTAAAGTCCACATTGAAAACTATAGGAGCATAGAAAATCTAGAACTAAACTTGAAGAAGTGTTCTTTTTTAGTTGGGAAAAATAATTCAGGCAAATCAAATGTATTAAAAGCTATCAATTTGGTGTTGGGCGAGGGCTTTGTAAAAACATCATTAAATGATTTTTTCAATAGAGACGATACAAGAGTAATAAAGATTAAATTGATTTTTACTCACTTTACAGTCGCAGAGAAAAGTAATGTTAAACGTCTTATATTATATCCAGTAAGAGTAGACAGAGATTACTATGCTATAGAAGATGTTAAAAATATTTTTGAATCTTCTAACGAAATAACAATGGAAGTAATCATATCATCTACACAAACTCAAAAAAACATATACTTCGGAGACTTATATTACAAGTATTTCTCTAATGACTTAAGAGATGCAATAGTTAGTACTTTGTATATTCCATCTGTAAGAGATCCAAGTAAGTTATTGAAAATCAATGATTATTCGTTTTTAAATAAGTTATTGAATAAAATCTATGAAAATGCCGATGAGATTAAAAAGGAAGAATTGGCGATTATACTGCAAGATGCAACTGAAAAGTGCAAGGAACTATTTGTCGATTATGAGCAATCCTTAGATGACATTACTAAAAGTATTATTGAACATAATGGCCTCAAGTTCTCAATGTTACCAACAGAATCTAAAAACATCTATAAAAAATTGGACATTTTACTTGATGACGGTTTTGAAAGTGAACTCGATTTTAAAGGTTCTGGAATCCAAAGTGTTGTTATTATTTCTCTTTTTAAACTTTATTCTGACTTGAAAATTGGCCAAGGATTGCTCTTAATAGAAGAACCAGAATCATTTTTGCATCCACAAGCAAATAGACATTTAGCAAAGGTGCTCAGCAAGTTCTGCAATGAAGAAAACATGCAGATTTTAATTGCTACACACTCTCCTACTTATCTTCAATCCGCAAACGTTCAAGAAATAATACTTTTAAACAAAAAAGAAGGAAAAACAAATCATAAACAGATTGAAAATATCAGCGATGAGACAAAGCTCAAGAAAGAATTGAATAATTCCAACTTAGAATTATTTTTTGCAGATAAAGTAATTCTAGTTGAAGGAGAGACCGAGAAAATATTGCTTCCAGTTATTGCGAAGCAAGTAGACGAAAGATATGATTTCGACAAGAAAAACTTCTCAATAATAGATGTTGGAAGCAAATCAAACTTAGGTATTTTTATTGAACTCTTAAATAAATTTGAAATTCCATGGATATCACTTGTAGATAATGATTTTGTTAATTTAAGTGAAAGCAAAAAAACCCTAGTGAGTCTGAACAATAAGTTTGCTTTTGGCTTTGATATAGAAACAGAAAGCAAGAATAGGTTAATTGAACTTTTTAAAGGAAAAGGTGTTTACGTTCTTTCTTGTGGAGAGATAGAAAATTACTATAGCAAAAAATGGCTATATCAATTACTTGATGATTATATTTGTCAATTAGATCTTTCAACAGGTGAAATCGATGAAATATTATTGCACCTAGATAACTTTACAGATCCATCACTAAAAATCCAATTCTGTAGAAATCTTCCAGTTAGTGGCAACTTGTCAGAAGATGATAAGAAATTTCTGCTAGATATAATTACAATTAAAGAGAAGATTCTTCTATTAGATATAGGAATGGATAAATTAGGTAAGGAACTAGAAAAAATCTTATCAAAATTAAAACTTACAAAACCGAAAATTGCAGTAAAATTGAAAGACTTTGTGGAAATAGAAGATATACCTCCTGAGAAAAAAGAGGATATAACTTCATTCATAAGCAAAATTTTTGTAAGTCAGTGAAACATATAAACTATATGTCGCAAAGTAGCCACCATTCGGTCCAAATTTGTTAATATCAGAATCGTATTCCATATGCAGCATATCCGTTATTATTATAACCAACATAACCTATGATAAAAAATGAGTTATTGAAATTTTTTATTCCGAGGTATTCCCCATGCTCGAGCTCAACGAATACCAAACACGCAAACAATTCATTGATCCGTTGTTAGCCATTGAAGGTTGGGAGGTTGTGCCCTATGATTGTACCAAGAAATTATCAGAGTATAATAAATGTGCCATCACGGAGTACCCGACTGATTTTGGTCCTGCTGATTACGCCTTGTGTGCAGGTGGAAAAATACTTGCAATCATTGAAGCCAAGAAGGTCACCTTAGGCCCACAAAACGTCCTCACACAGGCAGAAAGATACTCAAAAGGAGTATCTGATAGCGAGTTTAACTTTGAAGGGTTTAGAGTCCCATTCCTGTATTCAACCAATGGGACAGAAATATGGTATCATGATGTCCGTCATCCCTTGAATCGCTCCAGAAAGATAACGGGGTTTCATCGACCTGAGGCTCTGCTTGAGAGCCTGCAGTATGACTTTGAGGCTGTCGCAGACAAATTCTTTGCTGTCCCAGATAACCGATATATGCGACCATATCAATGTCAGGCATGTGATACTATAGGCAAGGCCATTGTTAATCGCAAAAGAACGATTATGCTTGCGATGGCAACAGGTACGGGGAAGACATTCACGGTAGTGAACCTCATCTACCGGTTGATGAAAGCAGGTGTTGCAAAAAGAATCTTGTTTTTAGTGGACAGGAGGGCACTTGCAGCGCAGGCTGTCAGAGCTTTCTCATCTTTTGAGACTGAGCAGGGATTGAAGTTCGATAAGACCTATGAGGTTTATAGCCAACGTTTCCAAAGGGGAGATCTTGACGAGAATGAATCATTTGATGCAAATGTGATGCCTGAATCATACCTAACCAATCCCAAGCCGGAACACAGTTTTGTGTATGTTTCCACGATTCAGAGAACCATTATTAACTTATTCGGTAAAACAGCGATTTCCTCGAGTTGTGAAGACAGTGAGGAAGATGAGAATGCGGGTCAACTGGACATACCCATAGATGCATTCGATCTGATAATTGCCGATGAATGCCACAGGGGTTATTCTGCACAGGAGATCTCCACATGGAGAAAGACCCTAGATCATTTTGATGCTATAAAGGTAGGACTTACGGCCACCCCTGCAGCCCACACTGTAGCATACTTCAAGGACATTGTTTACAATTATGGCTATGAACAGGCCGTAAGGGAGGGTTACCTGGTCGATTATGATATTGTGGCTCTGGAATCCGGTGTCAGGATGAATGGTATCTTCCTCCGTGAAGGGGAGACTGTTGAAGTGGTCGACCCAGAGACCGGAATACGTGAGATCGACATGCTTGAAGATGAAAGGGAATTTTCAGTTACAAAAATAGAACGAGAGATTACATCTATCGATTCAAACAAGAAGATCCTTGAAGAAATAAAACGTTATGCAGATGAGCATGAAAAGAGATATGGACGTTTCCCGAAGACATTGATTTTTGCAGTACAGGATTTGTCTTTTACTTCTCATGCTGACCAAATAGTTGATCTTGCAAGGGATGTCTTTGGCAGAGGTGATTCCTTTGTTCAGAAGATAACTGGAAAGGTAGACCGTCCTTTGCAAAGGATAAGGGAATTCAGGAACAGAAAGATGCCTGGAATTGCTGTGACTGTTGATCTTCTCTCAACAGGAGTCGATATTCCAGATATTGAATACATCGTTTTCTTGCGTTCTGTTAAGTCACGAATCCTCTTTGAGCAGATGATGGGAAGGGGAACACGAAAAGGGGAACATTATCCTGATAAATCTCATTTTGTGGTCTTTGATTGTTTCGCAGGGACTCTCTTTGATTACTTTAAATCCGTTACAGGTGTGACGGCAGAACCTCCACAAAAAGAGGTCAAGCCTATTAGTAGGGTTATTGAAGATATTTGGAACAACCGGGACAGGAAATATAACACACGTATCCTTACAAAGCGGCTCAACAGGATAGACAAGGAGATGAGCGGGGAAGCGCGCGATATGTTCAGTGCTTTTGTTGAGAAAGGAGATCTCAAGAGCTTCTCAATCTCTCTTGAAAGAAGGCTTGAAGAAGATTTTACCGGAACTATGGAACTCCTGAGAAATAAGGACTTTTTGAATCTGCTTGAGAACTATCCACGGCCAAGAAAGACATTTTATGTAGATTATGGAACGAGTGATGAAGTTTCATCTACATGGATAGTAAGAGATGCTTCAGGTAATGAATATAAACCGGATGATTACCTTGAGTTGTTCTCAGGGTTTGTAAAGGAGAATCCTGAAAAGATAGCTGCAATCAGTATTCTTCTTGATCGTCCACAGGAATGGAGCACAGATGCTCTTGAAGAGTTAAAGCAGAAGCTAGAATCCTCACAGCAGAGATTCACAGTTGAGAACCTTCAGAGGGCTCATGCAATCAAATATAATAAAGCCCTTGTGGATATCATTTCGATGATAAAACATGCTGCTCATGAAGAAGAGGCTTTATTTACAGCAGAAGAACGCGTGAGTAATGCTTTTGCCAAAGTTACGACTGGAAAGAGTTTTACAGTGGATCAGTTTTTATGGCTTGAACGCATCAAATCGCATCTAATAGCAAACCTTTCGATTGATAAAGAGGACTTTGATTCTATCCCGGTGTTTGTTGATTATGGTGGATGGACCAAGGCCAACCGTGTCTTTGAAAACGAACTTGTGAATTTAATGTCAGATTTTAACAGGGCAGTTGCAGCATGAGCGATATTGTACAAAAATTATGGGGTTTTTGCCATACTTTAAGGCATGAAGGTATTGATTACGGTGATTATATAGAACAAATCACTTACCTACTCTTTTTGAAGATGGCTGATGAGCGAGACATCGAAATGCCAGAAGATTGTGGCTGGAAATCCCTTAAAGAACATTCGGGAACAGAACTCACGGAACATTATAGTGATGCGCTCAGAACGCTTGGTAAGCAGGATGGTCTGCTTGGAGATGTTTTTGCAGGTGCTCTCTCACGTTTCCACAATCCTGTAAGTCTTAAAAAGATGATCACACTTATAGACGAGACTGAATGGACAGGACTTGACATTGATGTAAAGGCAATGGCTTTTGAAGGTTTGCTGGAAAAGGCTGCCAGTGAAGGTAAAAAGGGTGCAGGGCAGTATTTCACTCCACGTATAGTTATCCAGATGATAGTAAGGTGTATGAAACCTGACCCACGCGCCAGCAGGGAGTTTGCTATAATGGACCCTGCCTGTGGTACAGGTGGTTTCCTTGTGTCTGCCTATGAGTGGTTAAAGGATGTTACCGCAGGTGGTGCAGTGGACCGTGACCTTGCTAAACGCATCCGTTACAGTACATATCACGGACAGGAGCTTGTGGAACGTCCACGCAGATTAGCTCTTATGAATCTGTATTTGCATGGTATTGAACCTGAGATCAAACTTGGTGACTCTATCTATGAGATACCGGATTCTAAAAGGTTCGATGTAGTGCTTACCAATCCCCCATTTGGTACTAAAGGTGCAAACCAGTCTCCCGGACGTGAAGATTTTGTTGTTGAAACATCCAACAAACAACTTAATTTTATTGAACATGTCATGACTATCCTTAAACCCGGTGGTAGAGCAGCTATTGTAGTACCTGACAATGTGCTTTTTGCTGATGCAGCAGGAGAGGTTTTCAAGGTGCTCTGTGAAGACTGTGACTTACATACTGTCCTGAGATTGCCGGATGGTACTTTTACACCATATTCACCCGGAACTAAGACAAACGTGATATTCTTCACAAAAGGTATTCCCACAGAGCATACTTGGGTATATGACTGCCGCACAAATGTCCCAAAAATCACAAAGAAAGACCGGCCTCTTACTAAAGAGCACTTTGAAGAGTTTGAAAAGTGCTTTGGTGAAGATTCTAACGGCAGGGCAAAGCGTGATGAGAAAAACTCGCAGGAAGACCGCTGGCACAAATTCCACATTTCGGAACTCAAGGAAAGGGATTACAAGATTGATTCTCTCAAATGGCTGAGGGACGATTCATTAGGAGATACTGATGATTTACCTGAGCCAGAAGAACTTGCTGCTGAAGCAATAGATGAACTTGAAGCAGCAGTTAGTGAGTTGAATGCAATTCTGGACCTGATGGGGAACGGTTATGCAGCAGAAGAGTGAACTGCCGGAAGGATGGGTAAATATATCTCTTCTTACTGCTGTTGGAGGAGACTCAAATCAAATAGTAGGCGGTCCGTTTGGCTCTAATCTGAAAGTAGATGATTATCAGCAAAATGGCATTCCAATAATCAGGCTGCAAAATATTGGATATAGAGAATTTATTGAAAAAGATATTAAATTTATTTCTTCAGAAAAAGCAGAGGAATTGAAGTACCACTCTTTTATCAAAGGAGATTTGGTATTAGCAAAATTAGGAACACCAATCGGAAAAACCTGTGAAATTCCTGAAAAATACGATTGGGGAATAGTTGTTTCTGATGTTGTAAGGATTAGAATACAAAACGGAATAGTATACAAAAATTTTCTATTACAGTATTTGAATTCTGAAATATCACTAAACCAACTAAACAAACAGGTTTTTGGAACAACTAGGCCAAGAGTGAACTTAAAGGAAGTAAGAAATTTACAGGTATTATTGCCTCCTCTTCCAGAACAGTATCGTATTGTTGCAGCAATCGAGACACTTTTTGCTCGTCTGGATGCGACAAACGAGAGGCTTGACAGGGTGCCGGAAATCATGAAGCATTTCAGGCAGGCGGTGCTGGCGGCTGCGTGTGATGGGAGGCTGACGGAAGATTGGCGGTTCAATCATATTTCTCCCAAAAATCTCTTGCTAATAGGCGATACGCTACCAGAAGATTGGAGTATTTCCAAAATAAAAGATGTTTTTGAATATTGGGGTGGTGCAACTCCTTCCACTTCTAACCCTTTATATTGGAACGGAGAGATCCCTTGGATATCTTCTAAAGATATGAAAACTTGGAAAATATCCAAAGGACAGAAATTTATAACCTTGCAAGCTCTTGAAAATACAAGTTTGCGTAAATGTCCTGTAAACTCAGTGCTAGTGGTAGTAAGAAGTGGGATTTTATTACACACACTTCCTATTGCAATAACTGAATCCGAAGTTGTGATAAATCAAGATTTAAAGGCCTTTTATAATCAAGACCACGATCTCAACAATTGGTTAGCTATTTTTTTAAAAGGAAAATCACATGAAATCCTTTATAACAATAGAAAAGATGGTACAACAGTTCAAAGTATCAAATTTGATGATTTAAAAAACATGGATCTATTGATTCCATCAAAAGAAGAACAAAAGGAAATTGTACGTCGACTCGATGCACTCTTTGCCTTTGCCGATTCCGTTGAAGCAAAAGTTGCAGTAGCAAAAGAGAAAACAGAGCAACTCCGACGATCTATTCTTGCAAAGGCTTTTTCAGGGGAACTTGTGCCTACTGAAGCCGAGATTGCCAAGCAGGAGGGCAGGAAGTATGAGAGTGCGGAGATGCTGTTAGAAAGAATCAAAAAAGACCTATAAAAATTCCTGAACAAATCATTGATTAAGAACTATGTAGCGTGTAATCGACATGACATATGGCCTTTCTTATAGAATAAGAATACTTGTATGTTGCATAGTACTTATCTATTATTTTTTTTAATAAATCCAGCACATATTCCTTAACGACTGTAGTTTCAGACTTATCTAAATGAGTGATTGCTTCTAACAATCTTAGTAAGTTACTTTCATCTATAACATCAAAGTCGATATTTTGTTCTAATAGCTGAGATTTAAATTTCTGTCTTAGAGTGTTTGACTCCAGTCTTGTCAGAGTAAAATCTTCTTCATCTTTTCTTAATCTATCAAGTAATTCTCCTTTTGTTTGCATCTTAGATTCTGAATCATTAATCAATTCAATAATTTCTTCTTTAGAAAGCCCTGATTTTTCTATAAAAAAGTATATAGGTAGATACCAACTACTCTCATAAGGTATCTGCTCTATGTACTTTACAGGTTCAATGCCATCTGGTATTGATTGTTCTAAGAAAGCATTGAGTATGTCTTTCGTCCTTATTGCAATATTCATTCTACGAGTAAAAATTCTCGCTGGTTCTATGTTTCCAGCATACCTGTAAACAGGTTCCCCTTTTTTTGAATCAAAGCTTCCTTCAGTCACTATTTTAAGTTGTGGTATTAAAGCTTCATCAATGAAGGCGGTTGTATTCTTTCCATGAATCATACCACTAAGAGTATCTATTATCGCTACATTTCCACTCCCAATTTGTATGATTTTGCTTAGATGGTCAAACAAAGATTTAGTATATTTCTCTTTTTCACGATCCAATATTTTTTTCAGTTCAGTATATTTAATACGTTCATTAATACCTCTGTATCGAAAGTAGATGTCTCCTTCTCTCATCCCGTCAGATCCATTGTTCTTTCTAAAAATCACGGGTTTTTCATCGGCTTCATAAACATAAAACAGACCTATGTTTTTCCCATTGATTTCGTGAACTTCTTTTGTCCATTTAATTTCACAAGAAAAACACTCATTTAAAAAATGTGAGATATGAGCTTCATCTATTTCTTCAAATCTATTGTTTGTCATGCCCACAATTTCACGAGGACTATTTTTTATCCCAAAAATTATGTATCCACCTTGATTATTTGTAAAAGCTCCAATTGCCTTCGCATATTCATATTTTTTTGCCCAATTGAATGATTCTTTCAGCTCAATTTTAGTAGATTCTCTAGTTATAAGCCTGTTTTCTCTTAATCTAAAAATGTGAGTTAATTCTGTTTCTGAGAAAGGATTACTTTTTTCATGACTATGAGCTGTCATTTGAATAACTCCTTAAATCATTAAGGCGACTTACAAATAAAGTAAATTGTGCATAGAATAAAAGTTTTACTGAATTTAAATGGAGGGAAGGTTTGAGAGTGCTAATGGGTTGCTGAAGAGAATCAAAAAGGAAAGCAAACGTTCTGCAAAAATAGTCTTACACCAACAACCTCAGCGCAACCCGTGCAGCCGCCTCCCTGTCCCTGCACATAATGACCTCAATACCGTACTTGTGACGGATCATCTTCATCATTGCAAAGATATAGTAGACTCCCATCTTTGAGCGAACCTTGCGCAAATAGGATTGAATCTCTGCGAGGCCACCTTCAATAATAAGATAGTCGAATCCGCGCTCGAGCTCTTTCGTGAACCGCGCCTTACTCCTGCCACAGCAGTTGATGAAGTCGCCTACGGCTTTTCTTTCGATTGTAATCTTACCATTTGAGTAGTCTGCTGTTTTCAGTGTAGCAACTTCATAGGCTACGCCAGACCATGATTCACATTGCGAGAAGGGTTTCTTCTCTCTAGTGTCGATTATAATTTTACTCATTTAAAGCACCAGGAATTCAAATTATCAGTGTGTCAAGTCTCTCGGTAGTCATGTCGAAAATCCGGTCATTCTGCGGTTCGACAAAAACAATTTTCAGTTGTTCATCTTCAAGCATCAGGAAAGTTCCAGAACATGATATCCTTGTTGCAGGATTCCCTTGTCAGCCTTTCAGTCAATGTGGGCTCAAACGCGGGTTCGATGACACAAGAGGTACTATC
The sequence above is a segment of the uncultured Methanolobus sp. genome. Coding sequences within it:
- a CDS encoding AAA family ATPase translates to MLLSKVHIENYRSIENLELNLKKCSFLVGKNNSGKSNVLKAINLVLGEGFVKTSLNDFFNRDDTRVIKIKLIFTHFTVAEKSNVKRLILYPVRVDRDYYAIEDVKNIFESSNEITMEVIISSTQTQKNIYFGDLYYKYFSNDLRDAIVSTLYIPSVRDPSKLLKINDYSFLNKLLNKIYENADEIKKEELAIILQDATEKCKELFVDYEQSLDDITKSIIEHNGLKFSMLPTESKNIYKKLDILLDDGFESELDFKGSGIQSVVIISLFKLYSDLKIGQGLLLIEEPESFLHPQANRHLAKVLSKFCNEENMQILIATHSPTYLQSANVQEIILLNKKEGKTNHKQIENISDETKLKKELNNSNLELFFADKVILVEGETEKILLPVIAKQVDERYDFDKKNFSIIDVGSKSNLGIFIELLNKFEIPWISLVDNDFVNLSESKKTLVSLNNKFAFGFDIETESKNRLIELFKGKGVYVLSCGEIENYYSKKWLYQLLDDYICQLDLSTGEIDEILLHLDNFTDPSLKIQFCRNLPVSGNLSEDDKKFLLDIITIKEKILLLDIGMDKLGKELEKILSKLKLTKPKIAVKLKDFVEIEDIPPEKKEDITSFISKIFVSQ
- a CDS encoding DEAD/DEAH box helicase family protein, yielding MLELNEYQTRKQFIDPLLAIEGWEVVPYDCTKKLSEYNKCAITEYPTDFGPADYALCAGGKILAIIEAKKVTLGPQNVLTQAERYSKGVSDSEFNFEGFRVPFLYSTNGTEIWYHDVRHPLNRSRKITGFHRPEALLESLQYDFEAVADKFFAVPDNRYMRPYQCQACDTIGKAIVNRKRTIMLAMATGTGKTFTVVNLIYRLMKAGVAKRILFLVDRRALAAQAVRAFSSFETEQGLKFDKTYEVYSQRFQRGDLDENESFDANVMPESYLTNPKPEHSFVYVSTIQRTIINLFGKTAISSSCEDSEEDENAGQLDIPIDAFDLIIADECHRGYSAQEISTWRKTLDHFDAIKVGLTATPAAHTVAYFKDIVYNYGYEQAVREGYLVDYDIVALESGVRMNGIFLREGETVEVVDPETGIREIDMLEDEREFSVTKIEREITSIDSNKKILEEIKRYADEHEKRYGRFPKTLIFAVQDLSFTSHADQIVDLARDVFGRGDSFVQKITGKVDRPLQRIREFRNRKMPGIAVTVDLLSTGVDIPDIEYIVFLRSVKSRILFEQMMGRGTRKGEHYPDKSHFVVFDCFAGTLFDYFKSVTGVTAEPPQKEVKPISRVIEDIWNNRDRKYNTRILTKRLNRIDKEMSGEARDMFSAFVEKGDLKSFSISLERRLEEDFTGTMELLRNKDFLNLLENYPRPRKTFYVDYGTSDEVSSTWIVRDASGNEYKPDDYLELFSGFVKENPEKIAAISILLDRPQEWSTDALEELKQKLESSQQRFTVENLQRAHAIKYNKALVDIISMIKHAAHEEEALFTAEERVSNAFAKVTTGKSFTVDQFLWLERIKSHLIANLSIDKEDFDSIPVFVDYGGWTKANRVFENELVNLMSDFNRAVAA
- a CDS encoding N-6 DNA methylase; translation: MSDIVQKLWGFCHTLRHEGIDYGDYIEQITYLLFLKMADERDIEMPEDCGWKSLKEHSGTELTEHYSDALRTLGKQDGLLGDVFAGALSRFHNPVSLKKMITLIDETEWTGLDIDVKAMAFEGLLEKAASEGKKGAGQYFTPRIVIQMIVRCMKPDPRASREFAIMDPACGTGGFLVSAYEWLKDVTAGGAVDRDLAKRIRYSTYHGQELVERPRRLALMNLYLHGIEPEIKLGDSIYEIPDSKRFDVVLTNPPFGTKGANQSPGREDFVVETSNKQLNFIEHVMTILKPGGRAAIVVPDNVLFADAAGEVFKVLCEDCDLHTVLRLPDGTFTPYSPGTKTNVIFFTKGIPTEHTWVYDCRTNVPKITKKDRPLTKEHFEEFEKCFGEDSNGRAKRDEKNSQEDRWHKFHISELKERDYKIDSLKWLRDDSLGDTDDLPEPEELAAEAIDELEAAVSELNAILDLMGNGYAAEE
- a CDS encoding restriction endonuclease subunit S codes for the protein MQQKSELPEGWVNISLLTAVGGDSNQIVGGPFGSNLKVDDYQQNGIPIIRLQNIGYREFIEKDIKFISSEKAEELKYHSFIKGDLVLAKLGTPIGKTCEIPEKYDWGIVVSDVVRIRIQNGIVYKNFLLQYLNSEISLNQLNKQVFGTTRPRVNLKEVRNLQVLLPPLPEQYRIVAAIETLFARLDATNERLDRVPEIMKHFRQAVLAAACDGRLTEDWRFNHISPKNLLLIGDTLPEDWSISKIKDVFEYWGGATPSTSNPLYWNGEIPWISSKDMKTWKISKGQKFITLQALENTSLRKCPVNSVLVVVRSGILLHTLPIAITESEVVINQDLKAFYNQDHDLNNWLAIFLKGKSHEILYNNRKDGTTVQSIKFDDLKNMDLLIPSKEEQKEIVRRLDALFAFADSVEAKVAVAKEKTEQLRRSILAKAFSGELVPTEAEIAKQEGRKYESAEMLLERIKKDL
- a CDS encoding ATP-binding protein, encoding MTAHSHEKSNPFSETELTHIFRLRENRLITRESTKIELKESFNWAKKYEYAKAIGAFTNNQGGYIIFGIKNSPREIVGMTNNRFEEIDEAHISHFLNECFSCEIKWTKEVHEINGKNIGLFYVYEADEKPVIFRKNNGSDGMREGDIYFRYRGINERIKYTELKKILDREKEKYTKSLFDHLSKIIQIGSGNVAIIDTLSGMIHGKNTTAFIDEALIPQLKIVTEGSFDSKKGEPVYRYAGNIEPARIFTRRMNIAIRTKDILNAFLEQSIPDGIEPVKYIEQIPYESSWYLPIYFFIEKSGLSKEEIIELINDSESKMQTKGELLDRLRKDEEDFTLTRLESNTLRQKFKSQLLEQNIDFDVIDESNLLRLLEAITHLDKSETTVVKEYVLDLLKKIIDKYYATYKYSYSIRKAICHVDYTLHSS
- a CDS encoding ERCC4 domain-containing protein — protein: MSKIIIDTREKKPFSQCESWSGVAYEVATLKTADYSNGKITIERKAVGDFINCCGRSKARFTKELERGFDYLIIEGGLAEIQSYLRKVRSKMGVYYIFAMMKMIRHKYGIEVIMCRDREAAARVALRLLV